DNA from Krasilnikovia cinnamomea:
CCGGGCGACGGTGGCCGACGCCGCCGCGATCTTCGCCTCCCGCTTCGCGGTGCGCACCGCGCGGCGCACCGAGCGCTGCACCGTACGCTGCGAGCGGTCGACCGCGTGCGAGGTGCGGTACCGCAGGCCGGGCCTGCCCTCGGTGTCCGACGCGGCCAGCAGCAGCCCGCCGAGCAGGCCGAGGTTCTTGAGGAAGTGGATCCGCTGCTGCCCGCGCTCCGGCTCGGACATCGTCCAGAAGGGATGCCCGGCCAGGGTCGTGGGGATCAGCCCCGCGGCCAGCACCGCCGCGGCCGGGCGGGTGAGCCGGCCGCTGACGAGCAGCAGGCCCGCGACCACGTCGCTGGCGGCCTTGAGGCGGACCAGGCTGGTCGCGTCGCTGGGCAGCCGCGGGTCCACCCGCTCGATCAGCGGGCTGACGTGGTCGGTGACCTTCTTGGCCATGTCGACCCGGGAGCCGGGGTCAAGGACGATGCGGACCCCGCTGGTGATGAAGATGGCGCCGAGCATGGCGCGGGCTGCGCTGCGTACGGGCTTCATACGCTGGTTATACCCGGACCGGGCGGATCATGCCGGTTGTGTCCTGAGGTAGCGGCCGAAGTGCGGGACGGTGAACGCGACCGTGCCGCGCCCGCCCGAGTAGATCAGCCCCTTCTTGATGAGCGCGTCGCGGGCGGGTGACAGGCTGGCCGGGCGGCGGCCCAGGGCGCCCGCGATGTCGGCGGTGGGGACCGCGGCGTCCATGTCGTCGGCCGCCTCGCCGGAGAGCGCGGCCATGGTGCGCATGTACTCCCGCTCGGCCGGCGTGGCCCGCTCGAACCGCGAGCCGAAGAACCCGACCGCGAGTTCGGCCTCCGCCTCCGGGGCGGCCACCCGGACGTCCGCGGCGGTGATCGGCGAGGTGGGCGCGTGATCCCAGGTCGCCTTTCCGTACGCCTGCACGAAGTACGGGTACCCGCCGGACTTCTCGTAGAGCAGGTCCAGCGCCTTGGGCTCGTAGGCGACCTCCTCGCGGGCGGCCGGGGCGCACAGGGCGTGGTCGGCGGCGATCCGGTCCAGCCGGTCGATGCGCTGGTACCGGAAGAGCCGCTCCGAGTACGACTTGGCGGCGGAGAGCACGGCGGGCAGGTGCGGCAGCCCGGCACCGACCACGATCAGCGGGGCGCCGAGCTGGGACAGTTCGTGGCAGGCGGCGCAGAGCGCGGAGACGTCGGCGGGCCCCAGGTCCTGCATCTCGTCGATGAACAGCGCGATGCCGGTGCCCACGTCGGTGGCCAGCGACGCGGCGTCGGTGAACAGTTCCACGAGGTCGATCTCGATGTCGCCGGAGTCGGCGCGGCCTCGGGCGGGCGGCACGTCGATGCCGGGCGCCCACCGGTCGCGCAGCTTGGCGCCGGAGTCGCTGGCCCGCAACGCGAACGCCTTCAGCACGCCGAGCACCTCGTCCACCCGGTCGGGGTTGCGATGGTGCGGGGTCAGCTCCCGGATCGCCATGTGCAGCGCGCCGGACAGGGGGCGGCGCAGCGACTGGTCCGGGCGTGCCTCGATCTTGCCGGTGCCCCACAGGCGGCCGATCGCGGCCGAGCGCAGCGTGTTGAGCAGGACGGTCTTGCCGACGCCGCGCAGTCCCGTCAGGACGAGGCTGCGTTCGGGGCGGGCGCGGGCGACCCGTTCGAGGACGACCTCGAACGCGTCGAGTTCCCGGCCGCGACCGGCCAGCTCGGGGGGTCGCTGCCCGGCGCCGGGAGCGTACGGGTTCCGTACCGGATCCACGGATAGCACCGTATCGGGCTGTCTAGCCGAATTGCTAGAGACGGGACTCGACACCCTTCTAACGTTCTCTAGCGCATGAGCTAGAAACCGCTAGATCGACCTACCGTTCGCGCAGGCACAGGACGAAGTCGAGGCTGTCCAGCTCGCTGTCGTAGAAGTACCACTTGGTGTACCGGGGGACCTTGCTGCACTTGACCTTGGCGTCGTCTTCCCCGGTGGTGCGCCCGTCGACCCGCTTGAGCACCTCGTACGTGCCGGAGGCGCACGGGGTGATCTTCATGATGGGAGAGTCGCCACTCCCCTCGTTGCGGACACACTGCCCCTTCGCCACGAAGCGGGCATCCTCGCTGCTGCGAGGCTCCACCCCCACGCCCGTGGCGGCGGCACTCGGGGTCGCCAGCGCGCCGGACTGCGACTTGCGCCCCGTGTCCCGGCTGATCAGCCACGCGGTCGTCGCGAGACCGCCGCAGATCAACAGACCCAGCACCACCACCAGGGCGATGATCGGGGCGTTGCGGCGGCGCGGCTGCGGCCCGCCCGGCGGCGGCCACGCCGTGGGCGCGCCGGTCGGCGCAGGCGTGTACGGCTGGGGATATCCGGTCGAGGAACCGGTGTCGGTCGGCGTCGAGACCGGATGGGCACCCCAGCCACCCTCCGGTGCCGCAGCCGTGGGGTGCTCGCCCCAGGGGTCGGCCGGTTCCGTGTACGGCTCGTCGGACCCCGGCGATCCACCGGCGGGCCACGGCCGCCCGGAGTACGGGCCGTTCTGCGTCATCGGGGTCCTCCTGGCGCACGTTCGCTGTACGCCACCGTAGCGTGCGGCGGCTCCGCGTTCCGTCCCGGAATCGCGCCGACCAGGGATCATTCCGGCGACAAACGCACGAACGAATGCCGCTGTCGGCAACCCGACCCGCCGGTCGGTCCCACCGCCGATACGGTCCACGGTCATGTCGTTACCCATCGTCATTCTCGCGTCCGGATACGGCGCCGCCGCGAGCGCCTTTCTGCCCCGGGTGGCGTACCGGCTGGCCGTCCCGTTCGGGGTTGCGCCGCGGTCGGCCTGCGCCGGGTGCGGTCGGCCCTTTCCCGCCGGGCTTCGCGGGTGGGTGCGCGTCGGCAGCTCGTGCCCGGGACGGGCGTTCCACCGGGCCTCGCCGGTGCCGACCGGCCCGCTGGCCATGGTGGCCGCTGGTGGGCTCGCCGCCGCGTTACTGGCGCTCGCGCTGGGGACCGTTGCGGTGCTGCCCGCGCTGCTGCCGGCCGTGCCGCTCGGCGTGCTGCTGGCCGCGGTGGATCTGCGCTGCCTGCGGCTGCCCGACCCGCTCGTCGGCGCGCTGGCCGCCGTCGTCGTGCCGCCACTCGTGCTGCTGGCGCTCGTCGGCGGGGAGCCCGGGCGGCTGGCGCGGGCCGCCGCCGCGGCGGGACTGGCCGGTGCGGCGTACCTGATGGTGGCGCTGCTGCCCCGGCAGGGACTGGGTTTCGGCGACGTGAAGCTGGCCGCGCTCCTCGCCTTCCCGCTCGGCTTTCTCGGCTGGCCGGCCGTCGCCGCCGGGATGATCGCACCGCACCTGGTCAACGGCCCGGTGGCCGTGTTTCTGCTGGTCACCGCCCGGGCCCGCCGGGGTACGGCCCTGCCACTCGGCCCGGCCCTACTGGCCGGTGCCCTCCTTGGCGTGGTGGCGGCCTGACGCACCGGCTCTGCTGGCCGGTGCCCTCCTTGGCGTGGTGGCGGCCTGACGCACCGGCCCGCCGGTCGGGCTACAGCAGCCGGAGCTGGCGGTCGCGTGGCCGGGACGGGACCGTGTCCCCCATCCGCTCGAACAGTCCCGCGTCGATCGCGTCGAGGAACGGCGTCGGCGCCTGCTCCCGTTCGCTGCCGTGCCGGAACCGGCGCGCCGCGTGCGTCACGTACAGCCGGTCCTGGGCCCGGGTCAGGCCCACGAAGAACAGCCGCCGCTCCTCCGCGGTCTGTTCGGCGTCGGCCGCCGCCCCCGGCCAGCGCAGCGGAAGGAGCCCGTCCTCGCAGCCCACCAGGAACACGACCGGGAACTCCAGGCCCTTCGCCGCGTGCAGGGTCAGCAGGTTCACCGCCTCCGCGCGCGGATCCAGCGCGTCCACCTCGGCGCCCGTCGCGATCTCCTGCAGCAGGCGGGGCAGGTCGTCGCCGATCCGCTGCGCCAGCGGCGTGAGCAGGTCCGCGGCGGCCCAGATGTCCTCCGGGGCGAGTTGTTCGGCGTCCAGCGTGGGTGCCGCGTACCGCTGGGCGAGGACCTGCGCGGTCAGCTTCACCCGGGCCGCCAGCGAGCCGCCCAGGCCGTCCGCGTGGCGCAGCTCGCGGGCCAGCACCTGCACGCCGGCGTGGTCGCGCAGCCGGTTGTGGGACCGTTTCTGTACGGGCACCCCGGCGCGCGAGAGCGCCGCCACGATCGGCCCCGACTGGGCGTCCGTGCGGTACAGCACCGCGATGTCCGAGAAGGACACCGCGCCCGGGACGACCGCGCGCCCGTCGACGCGTCCGGAGTCGAGCGAACGGTGCGACAGCCCGCCCACCAGCTCGTCGACCGTACGGACCACGAAGTCGGCCTCGTCGGCCGCCGAGCCGGCGCGGTAGCGCCCCACCAGCGGCGCCTCGGGGTCGAGCCGGGCCGGGTCGAGCCGCCGCCCGCGCACCAGCGAGCTCGGCGCGATCGCCTGCACCGCCGCCGCCAGGATCGGCGCCGACGAGCGGTAGTTGCGGGTCAGCCGGACCAGCCGGGCATCCGTGAAGTCCTGCGAGAAGCGCAGGAAGTACCCCACGTCGGCGCCGCGGAACGAGTAGATCGCCTGGTCCGGGTCGCCGATCGCGCACAGGTTGCCGTCGGCCGGGCTGAGCAGGCGCAGCAGCTCGTACTGCACCTCGTCGACGTCCTGGTACTCGTCCACGAAGATCCAGCGCCACCGGTCCCGGTACTGCTGCACCAGCGCGGGATCCTCGCGCAGCACGGCGACCGGGAGGGTGAGCAGGTCGTCCAGGTCGACCAGGTTGCGTTGGCGCAGCAGCTTCCCGTACGCGGTCGCGTCGTCACCGGCCTGTTCCCGGACGGCGTCCCGTTCGGCGTCGTCCGCGATCCGCCACCCCGGACTCAGCCCGGCCGCCTTGGCGTTCTCCGCGAGGATGGTCAGCCCGACCGCGTGGAACGTGCCGACCGTGATGTCCTCGGCGGCGTCACCGAGCAGCCCGGACAGCCGTACCCGCAGTTCCTCGGCGGCCCGCCGGGTGAACGTGATCGCGAGGCAGCGCTCGGGGAAGATCCCCAGCTCCGCGCAGAGGTACGCGATGCGGTGCGTCAGCGTGCGCGTCTTGCCCGTACCTGGACCGGCCACGATCAGCAGCGGCCCGCCCGGCGCGGAGGCGGCCACCCGCTGCATCGCGTCCAGCCGGTCGAGCAGCCCCGTGCCGACCTCTTCCATCCCGGCCAGCATCGGCTCGAACGGCTCGTGCGGGCTCGGCGGCGGGGGCAGCGGTGGTGCCGGGGCCGGTACGGTCTTGCGCGGTTCCCGGACCTTCGGCGTGGGCACCTTGCCGAGCTGCGGCTCGGAGCGCCGCTGATGCGGGACGGTCGCCGCGGCGGGCACGTCGAACAGCGTCTCCACCTGCGGGGCGCTCGCCCGGTTGCGCAGCTCCCCCGGCTCGAACAGGG
Protein-coding regions in this window:
- a CDS encoding DoxX family protein — encoded protein: MKPVRSAARAMLGAIFITSGVRIVLDPGSRVDMAKKVTDHVSPLIERVDPRLPSDATSLVRLKAASDVVAGLLLVSGRLTRPAAAVLAAGLIPTTLAGHPFWTMSEPERGQQRIHFLKNLGLLGGLLLAASDTEGRPGLRYRTSHAVDRSQRTVQRSVRRAVRTAKREAKIAAASATVARRLPH
- a CDS encoding UvrD-helicase domain-containing protein, with product MPSFSAGSSVTADTYVADLHIHSKYSRACSRDLTLPNLAWWARRKGIAVLGTGDFTHPAWFEHLRQSLVPAGAGLFRLTDDLRAGVEQRLPGSLRDTPEATFMLSVEISTIYKRDDRTRKVHHLIYMPDLDAAARFNTALGRVGNLTADGRPILGLDSRDLLEITLEASPDAYLVPAHIWTPWFSALGSKSGFDAIADCYADLAEHITAVETGLSSDPEMNWRVSSLDRYRLVSNSDAHSPAALAREATLFTGTPDYFAIKDGHTLAGTIEFFPEEGKYHADGHRACAVNWEPARTREAGGRCPECGKPLTVGVLSRVEDLADRPPGAGRRPQRVEHLIQLHEILGEISGVGPKSKTVEAQLNHLVATLGTELGMLRTVPLDAIGQAGGEHLREAIDRLRRGAVRRIPGYDGEYGVITLFEPGELRNRASAPQVETLFDVPAAATVPHQRRSEPQLGKVPTPKVREPRKTVPAPAPPLPPPPSPHEPFEPMLAGMEEVGTGLLDRLDAMQRVAASAPGGPLLIVAGPGTGKTRTLTHRIAYLCAELGIFPERCLAITFTRRAAEELRVRLSGLLGDAAEDITVGTFHAVGLTILAENAKAAGLSPGWRIADDAERDAVREQAGDDATAYGKLLRQRNLVDLDDLLTLPVAVLREDPALVQQYRDRWRWIFVDEYQDVDEVQYELLRLLSPADGNLCAIGDPDQAIYSFRGADVGYFLRFSQDFTDARLVRLTRNYRSSAPILAAAVQAIAPSSLVRGRRLDPARLDPEAPLVGRYRAGSAADEADFVVRTVDELVGGLSHRSLDSGRVDGRAVVPGAVSFSDIAVLYRTDAQSGPIVAALSRAGVPVQKRSHNRLRDHAGVQVLARELRHADGLGGSLAARVKLTAQVLAQRYAAPTLDAEQLAPEDIWAAADLLTPLAQRIGDDLPRLLQEIATGAEVDALDPRAEAVNLLTLHAAKGLEFPVVFLVGCEDGLLPLRWPGAAADAEQTAEERRLFFVGLTRAQDRLYVTHAARRFRHGSEREQAPTPFLDAIDAGLFERMGDTVPSRPRDRQLRLL
- a CDS encoding LppU/SCO3897 family protein — encoded protein: MTQNGPYSGRPWPAGGSPGSDEPYTEPADPWGEHPTAAAPEGGWGAHPVSTPTDTGSSTGYPQPYTPAPTGAPTAWPPPGGPQPRRRNAPIIALVVVLGLLICGGLATTAWLISRDTGRKSQSGALATPSAAATGVGVEPRSSEDARFVAKGQCVRNEGSGDSPIMKITPCASGTYEVLKRVDGRTTGEDDAKVKCSKVPRYTKWYFYDSELDSLDFVLCLRER
- a CDS encoding prepilin peptidase, which translates into the protein MSLPIVILASGYGAAASAFLPRVAYRLAVPFGVAPRSACAGCGRPFPAGLRGWVRVGSSCPGRAFHRASPVPTGPLAMVAAGGLAAALLALALGTVAVLPALLPAVPLGVLLAAVDLRCLRLPDPLVGALAAVVVPPLVLLALVGGEPGRLARAAAAAGLAGAAYLMVALLPRQGLGFGDVKLAALLAFPLGFLGWPAVAAGMIAPHLVNGPVAVFLLVTARARRGTALPLGPALLAGALLGVVAA
- a CDS encoding ATP-binding protein; the protein is MDPVRNPYAPGAGQRPPELAGRGRELDAFEVVLERVARARPERSLVLTGLRGVGKTVLLNTLRSAAIGRLWGTGKIEARPDQSLRRPLSGALHMAIRELTPHHRNPDRVDEVLGVLKAFALRASDSGAKLRDRWAPGIDVPPARGRADSGDIEIDLVELFTDAASLATDVGTGIALFIDEMQDLGPADVSALCAACHELSQLGAPLIVVGAGLPHLPAVLSAAKSYSERLFRYQRIDRLDRIAADHALCAPAAREEVAYEPKALDLLYEKSGGYPYFVQAYGKATWDHAPTSPITAADVRVAAPEAEAELAVGFFGSRFERATPAEREYMRTMAALSGEAADDMDAAVPTADIAGALGRRPASLSPARDALIKKGLIYSGGRGTVAFTVPHFGRYLRTQPA